In Synechococcus sp. CC9616, the following are encoded in one genomic region:
- the infC gene encoding translation initiation factor IF-3, whose product MAPRPRFDRRAPVRELPNINERINYPQLRVVDSDGTQLGVISREEALDVSKERELDLVLVSEKADPPVCRIMDYGKYKFEQEKKAKEAKKKSHQTEVKEVKMRYKIDQHDYDVRIGQAERFLKAGDKVKCTVIFRGREIQHTALAETLLRRMAKDLEEKAEIQQAPKREGRNMIMFLTPRKTPLVKKEEKEAAAAKAVRTIPSPPRPTAAKLASKPG is encoded by the coding sequence ATGGCTCCACGTCCCCGCTTTGACCGTCGTGCTCCTGTCCGGGAGTTACCCAACATCAATGAGCGCATCAATTACCCGCAGCTGCGGGTCGTTGATTCAGACGGGACTCAACTCGGGGTGATCAGTCGCGAAGAAGCGCTGGACGTCTCAAAGGAGCGCGAACTCGATCTGGTTTTGGTGAGTGAAAAGGCCGACCCACCCGTCTGCCGAATCATGGATTACGGCAAATACAAATTCGAGCAGGAGAAAAAGGCCAAGGAAGCCAAGAAAAAATCGCATCAGACAGAAGTGAAAGAAGTCAAGATGCGATACAAGATCGATCAACACGACTACGACGTCCGCATCGGCCAGGCAGAACGATTCCTCAAAGCCGGCGACAAGGTGAAGTGCACCGTGATTTTTCGAGGTCGCGAAATTCAGCACACCGCCCTGGCTGAAACATTGCTGAGACGAATGGCTAAGGACCTCGAAGAAAAAGCCGAAATTCAGCAAGCTCCAAAGCGTGAAGGACGAAACATGATCATGTTCCTGACACCAAGGAAGACTCCTTTGGTGAAGAAGGAAGAAAAAGAAGCGGCTGCTGCCAAGGCTGTTCGCACCATTCCTTCTCCGCCACGACCAACGGCCGCCAAGCTGGCGTCCAAACCCGGCTAA
- the mgtE gene encoding magnesium transporter, whose amino-acid sequence MAESSGVATGVTVEHHMLADVVTRQLEAMLAVGNYDAVKMLLEPVQPVDIAEAIANLPTTLQAIAFRLLSKDEAISVYEYLGTTTQQSLLSKLRSSEVLEVVEEMSPDDRARLFEELPAKVVRQLLSELSPDERRVTSELLGFRAETAGRLMTTEFIDLKEDHLAQEALEIVRRRARDTETVYSLYVTDAERHLTGILSLRDLVTADPGTRIGDVMTADVLSVQTDTDQEKVARTIQRYDFLAVPVVDLEQRLVGIVTVDDVIDVIEQEATRDLYAAGAVQAGDEDDYFSSNLFTVARRRVVWLAVLVVASFFTSEVIAANEDVLQKVVLLAAFIPLLGGTGGNVGAQSSTVVIRGLSTQSISSLGSMKAVGREVMAGALLGILMMLLVVPFAWWRGESALVGISVGISLLAITTLAATAGAAFPLVFDRMGLDPALMSTPFITTCTDVAGTLIYLKTAEWLLTHLPQLQQAASISTQFLAASVF is encoded by the coding sequence ATGGCTGAAAGTTCTGGGGTAGCAACCGGGGTCACCGTTGAGCACCACATGCTCGCTGATGTGGTGACGCGTCAGCTTGAAGCGATGCTGGCCGTCGGCAATTACGACGCTGTCAAAATGTTGCTGGAACCGGTTCAGCCGGTTGATATCGCAGAAGCCATTGCCAATCTGCCAACGACGCTCCAGGCGATTGCTTTTCGTTTGTTGAGCAAGGACGAGGCGATCAGCGTCTATGAATACCTCGGTACGACGACCCAACAGAGCCTGCTCAGCAAGCTGCGGTCCAGCGAGGTGCTTGAGGTAGTCGAGGAGATGTCTCCCGACGATCGGGCTCGCTTGTTCGAGGAACTGCCCGCCAAGGTTGTTCGTCAGCTGCTCAGTGAACTCAGTCCCGATGAGCGCCGCGTCACCTCAGAGCTGCTCGGATTCAGGGCTGAAACCGCAGGTCGTCTGATGACGACTGAGTTTATCGACCTTAAAGAAGATCATCTGGCGCAGGAGGCGCTGGAAATTGTTCGTCGCCGTGCCCGCGATACCGAAACGGTTTACAGCCTTTACGTCACCGATGCTGAACGGCACTTAACCGGAATTCTTTCGCTGCGGGATCTCGTCACCGCTGATCCCGGTACCCGCATTGGGGACGTGATGACGGCTGATGTTCTGAGCGTGCAGACGGATACGGATCAGGAAAAGGTGGCGCGCACCATTCAGCGTTACGACTTTCTGGCGGTTCCCGTTGTTGATCTCGAGCAACGTCTGGTGGGCATCGTCACGGTGGATGACGTGATTGATGTGATTGAGCAGGAAGCCACCCGGGATCTTTACGCGGCTGGTGCTGTTCAAGCAGGTGATGAAGACGATTACTTCTCCAGCAACCTGTTCACGGTGGCGCGCCGTCGGGTGGTTTGGCTTGCAGTGCTTGTGGTGGCCAGCTTCTTCACCTCTGAGGTGATTGCCGCCAATGAAGACGTGCTCCAGAAAGTGGTGTTGCTGGCGGCCTTCATTCCTTTGTTGGGGGGAACCGGCGGCAACGTCGGTGCCCAGAGTTCAACCGTGGTGATCCGAGGCTTAAGCACCCAGAGCATTTCATCCCTTGGTTCTATGAAGGCGGTTGGCCGTGAAGTGATGGCCGGAGCGCTGCTTGGCATTTTGATGATGCTCTTGGTCGTGCCGTTCGCCTGGTGGAGAGGTGAAAGTGCTCTGGTGGGCATCTCTGTTGGGATCAGTCTTTTGGCGATCACGACCCTGGCTGCGACGGCTGGAGCTGCATTCCCTCTTGTGTTCGATCGGATGGGTCTGGACCCTGCCTTGATGTCCACGCCGTTCATCACCACCTGCACGGACGTGGCCGGCACGCTGATTTATCTGAAAACGGCTGAGTGGTTGCTGACCCATCTTCCCCAGCTCCAGCAGGCAGCGAGTATTTCTACCCAATTTCTGGCAGCTTCTGTTTTCTGA
- the cysE gene encoding serine O-acetyltransferase — protein MLDHLRADLAIIRERDPAARGLLEILFCYPGFHAISLHRLSHRLWRSRLPLKLLARCLSQLGRGLTGIEIHPGARIGTSVFIDHGMGVVIGETAEIGHRCLLYQGVTLGGTGKESGKRHPTLAENVVVGAGAKVLGAINVGPNTRIGAGSVVVRDVEADCTVVGIPGRVIHQSGVRINPLAHSALPDAEANVIRNLMQRIDDLENTVINLQRCLKEVAAGRQLRDVCAGESQSLKDREILQFLGDTE, from the coding sequence ATGCTTGATCACCTCCGCGCCGATCTGGCGATTATCCGCGAGCGTGATCCGGCTGCCCGCGGCTTGCTGGAGATTCTGTTTTGTTATCCGGGATTCCATGCCATCAGCCTGCACCGCCTCAGCCACAGGTTGTGGAGATCAAGACTGCCCCTCAAACTGTTGGCTCGCTGCCTCAGTCAGCTGGGGAGGGGACTGACGGGGATTGAAATCCACCCAGGAGCCAGGATCGGAACAAGCGTGTTTATCGACCACGGCATGGGGGTGGTGATCGGTGAAACCGCGGAAATCGGTCACCGCTGCCTGCTGTATCAGGGAGTCACTCTGGGCGGAACGGGCAAGGAATCAGGCAAGCGACACCCAACCCTCGCGGAAAACGTCGTCGTGGGAGCAGGAGCCAAGGTGCTGGGCGCCATCAACGTGGGACCCAACACACGCATTGGTGCTGGATCCGTGGTCGTGCGCGATGTGGAAGCCGATTGCACCGTGGTGGGCATCCCCGGCCGCGTGATCCATCAGAGCGGCGTACGCATCAATCCCCTGGCCCACTCGGCACTGCCGGATGCGGAAGCCAATGTGATCCGCAATCTGATGCAACGCATTGATGATCTGGAAAACACGGTGATCAATTTGCAGCGTTGCCTGAAGGAAGTGGCAGCTGGACGGCAGCTGCGCGATGTCTGCGCCGGAGAATCTCAAAGCCTGAAAGATCGAGAAATTCTGCAATTCCTAGGCGACACGGAATGA
- a CDS encoding glutathione peroxidase — translation MAISVSNVTVTTPEGSSKSLGDYAGQVLLIVNVASRCGFTKQYSGLQELQNSYGSKGLTVLGFPCNDFGAQEPGTLDEIKTFCSSTYGASFELFDKVHAMGNTTEPFTTLNQMDPAGDVAWNFEKFLVGRDGTVIARFKSGIAPEDGELTTAIEAALAA, via the coding sequence ATGGCCATCAGCGTCAGCAACGTGACCGTGACCACCCCCGAAGGCAGCAGCAAGTCCCTGGGTGACTACGCAGGACAGGTCCTGTTAATCGTGAATGTGGCCAGTCGTTGCGGCTTCACCAAGCAGTATTCCGGCCTGCAGGAGTTGCAGAACAGCTACGGAAGCAAAGGTTTAACGGTGCTCGGTTTCCCCTGCAATGACTTTGGCGCTCAGGAACCTGGAACTCTCGACGAGATCAAGACGTTCTGCTCCTCCACTTATGGCGCCAGTTTCGAGCTCTTCGACAAAGTACATGCCATGGGCAACACCACAGAGCCCTTCACCACTCTCAATCAGATGGATCCGGCCGGTGATGTGGCCTGGAATTTCGAGAAATTCCTTGTTGGCCGTGATGGCACAGTGATTGCTCGCTTTAAAAGTGGCATTGCGCCGGAGGATGGCGAACTCACAACCGCGATCGAGGCAGCGCTTGCGGCCTAA
- the gyrB gene encoding DNA topoisomerase (ATP-hydrolyzing) subunit B — MSDASKVQNAYGAEQIQVLEGLEPVRKRPGMYIGSTGPRGLHHLVYEVVDNSVDEALAGHCDEILVVLGEDGSAAVSDNGRGIPTDVHSRTGKSALETVLTVLHAGGKFGAGGYKVSGGLHGVGVSVVNALSEWVQVTVRRQGQVHRQRFERGAPIGTLLSESLPAGEEERTGTTVCFKPDSEIFTVGIVFDYATLSARLRELAYLNGGVRIVFRDEREAARNAEGEAHEEIYFYEGGIKEYVSYMNSEKDALHPEIIYVNSEKDGVQVEAALQWCSDAYSDSILGFANNIRTVDGGTHIEGLKTVLTRTLNAFAKKLGKRKEADSNLAGENIREGLTAVLSVKVPEPEFEGQTKTKLGNTEVRGIVDNLVGEALCQFLEFNPSVIGLILEKAIQAFNAAEAARRARELVRRKSVLESSTLPGKLADCSSRDPSESEIYIVEGDSAGGSAKQGRDRRFQAILPLRGKILNIEKTDDAKIYKNTEIQALITALGLGIKGEDFDAKNLRYHRVVIMTDADVDGAHIRTLLLTFFYRYQKDLVAGGYIYIACPPLYKVERGKNHTYCYNESDLKKTLDGFGEKANYTIQRFKGLGEMMPKQLWETTMDPSTRMMKRVEIEDALEADRIFTILMGDKVAPRREFIETHSAELDMAALDI; from the coding sequence ATGAGCGACGCTTCCAAGGTTCAGAACGCCTACGGCGCTGAACAGATTCAGGTTTTGGAGGGCTTGGAGCCCGTCCGCAAGCGTCCGGGGATGTACATCGGTTCCACCGGTCCCCGTGGTTTGCACCATCTCGTCTACGAGGTGGTCGACAATTCTGTCGATGAGGCTCTTGCCGGACACTGCGATGAAATCCTCGTCGTCCTGGGTGAGGACGGCTCAGCTGCCGTTAGTGACAATGGCCGCGGAATCCCCACCGACGTTCACTCGAGAACAGGCAAGAGCGCCCTGGAAACGGTCCTCACGGTCTTGCATGCCGGAGGCAAATTTGGCGCGGGTGGCTACAAGGTGTCCGGCGGGCTGCACGGTGTTGGCGTTTCAGTGGTCAATGCCCTGAGTGAGTGGGTTCAGGTCACCGTTCGGCGCCAGGGCCAGGTACATCGCCAACGGTTTGAGCGGGGCGCGCCAATCGGGACCCTTTTGTCGGAGTCGTTGCCTGCTGGCGAAGAGGAGCGCACCGGTACGACGGTGTGCTTCAAACCCGATTCCGAAATTTTTACGGTCGGGATTGTCTTTGATTACGCCACCCTGTCCGCTCGCTTGCGCGAACTCGCTTATCTCAATGGTGGGGTGCGAATCGTTTTTCGGGACGAACGTGAAGCAGCACGCAATGCAGAGGGAGAGGCCCATGAAGAGATCTATTTTTATGAGGGTGGCATTAAAGAATATGTTTCTTACATGAATTCTGAAAAAGATGCTCTACATCCAGAGATTATTTATGTGAATTCCGAAAAAGATGGTGTTCAGGTTGAGGCTGCCTTGCAGTGGTGTTCAGACGCTTACTCCGACAGCATTCTTGGTTTTGCTAACAACATCCGCACTGTTGATGGAGGAACCCATATTGAAGGGCTTAAAACAGTTCTCACACGCACCTTGAATGCTTTCGCCAAGAAGTTAGGCAAACGCAAGGAGGCCGATTCCAATCTGGCCGGAGAGAATATTCGCGAGGGCCTCACGGCTGTGCTGTCGGTGAAAGTACCCGAACCGGAGTTTGAGGGACAAACCAAAACCAAACTTGGTAACACAGAAGTTCGCGGCATTGTCGACAATCTGGTCGGCGAAGCACTTTGTCAGTTCTTGGAATTTAATCCATCGGTGATTGGCTTGATTCTTGAAAAGGCGATTCAGGCTTTCAATGCAGCAGAGGCGGCTCGACGTGCCCGAGAGCTTGTTCGGAGAAAAAGTGTTCTGGAAAGTTCAACACTTCCCGGCAAACTTGCTGATTGCAGCTCCCGAGATCCATCCGAATCGGAGATCTACATTGTTGAGGGTGATTCTGCTGGTGGTTCTGCCAAGCAGGGCCGCGACCGGCGCTTTCAAGCTATTCTTCCGTTGCGAGGAAAAATTCTCAATATTGAGAAAACAGACGACGCCAAGATTTATAAAAATACTGAGATCCAGGCCTTAATCACTGCCCTTGGCTTGGGGATTAAGGGTGAGGATTTTGATGCAAAAAATCTTCGCTATCACCGCGTCGTGATCATGACGGACGCCGATGTGGATGGAGCTCATATTCGCACTCTGTTGCTTACTTTCTTCTATCGATACCAGAAAGATCTAGTTGCAGGAGGCTACATTTACATTGCCTGCCCGCCTTTGTATAAGGTCGAGCGCGGAAAAAATCACACTTATTGTTATAACGAATCTGATCTCAAAAAAACGCTGGATGGGTTCGGAGAAAAAGCGAATTACACGATCCAGCGCTTCAAGGGTCTTGGCGAAATGATGCCGAAGCAATTGTGGGAAACAACGATGGATCCCTCAACCCGAATGATGAAACGCGTGGAAATTGAGGATGCCCTTGAGGCAGATCGTATTTTCACCATTTTGATGGGCGACAAGGTGGCCCCTCGCCGTGAGTTCATCGAGACCCACAGTGCTGAGCTGGATATGGCAGCCCTTGATATCTGA
- a CDS encoding CrcB family protein yields the protein MAGSGSDALLVGVGAVPGAWLRLILVNRWSPIVPKKHWGTFAVNVIACFALGLVLSLIEAVPQDAKAPLALLIAVGFFGSLSTFSTFVLELLAELQARRPATATLLALASIVVGLMAAAAGYGLGYLNDA from the coding sequence GTGGCTGGCTCCGGGTCTGATGCCCTTCTGGTAGGTGTTGGCGCCGTGCCAGGTGCCTGGTTGCGTTTGATTTTGGTGAATCGCTGGTCGCCAATTGTCCCCAAGAAGCATTGGGGCACGTTTGCTGTGAATGTGATTGCCTGCTTTGCCCTTGGTCTGGTGTTGTCGCTGATTGAGGCTGTTCCTCAGGACGCCAAAGCTCCTCTGGCATTGCTGATTGCTGTTGGATTTTTCGGGAGTCTCAGCACGTTTTCAACGTTTGTTCTGGAACTATTGGCTGAGCTTCAGGCACGGCGTCCTGCAACGGCAACATTGTTGGCACTGGCATCCATCGTTGTGGGTTTGATGGCTGCTGCAGCCGGCTATGGCCTCGGTTATCTCAACGATGCCTGA
- a CDS encoding CrcB family protein has translation MPDSKPSLNRELDELRLVAIGAVPGALLRWQITSQINDQNLFVNVFGAAVLGILVGLQSSPKRTLLIGVGFCGSLTTFSGWILAALRSLAAGDWRQCITLIATTLVLGLAAGAVGLLIGRWLRPQALPRSRL, from the coding sequence ATGCCTGATTCAAAACCCTCCCTCAATCGAGAGTTGGATGAGTTGCGGCTGGTCGCCATCGGCGCTGTCCCTGGGGCTCTGTTGCGCTGGCAGATCACGAGTCAGATCAATGATCAGAATCTTTTCGTCAACGTTTTTGGCGCAGCCGTTCTCGGTATTCTTGTTGGCCTTCAATCCTCTCCGAAAAGAACGCTGTTGATCGGAGTTGGGTTCTGCGGTTCTCTCACCACGTTCAGCGGCTGGATCTTGGCTGCTCTGCGTTCGCTCGCCGCAGGGGACTGGCGGCAATGCATCACGTTGATTGCCACGACGCTGGTGTTAGGGCTGGCGGCTGGTGCAGTCGGCTTGCTGATCGGTCGATGGCTTAGGCCGCAAGCGCTGCCTCGATCGCGGTTGTGA
- a CDS encoding RpoD/SigA family RNA polymerase sigma factor, protein MAPATAVASKPATTTTTRSVSVDVDLVRSYLRDIGRVPLLTHEQEITLGRQVQDLMDLEALEGELESRDGSSPTRDQLAKAAGLSYLQLKRKLQHGRRAKERMVAANLRLVVSVAKKYTKRNMELLDLIQEGTIGLVRGVEKFDPTRGYKFSTYAYWWIRQGITRAIAEKSRTIRLPIHITEMLNKLKKGQRELSQELGRTPTVTELAEFVELPEDDVKDLMCRARQPVSLEMKVGDGDDTELLELLSGDGDLPSDQVEEDCLKGDLRNLLGQLPHLQEQVLRMRYGMDGEEPMSLTGIGRILGMSRDRVRNLERDGLAGLRRISDQVEAYVAC, encoded by the coding sequence ATGGCTCCTGCCACTGCTGTTGCTTCCAAGCCCGCAACGACTACTACCACCCGTTCCGTCAGCGTTGACGTTGACCTGGTTCGCTCTTACTTGCGGGATATCGGACGAGTGCCGCTTCTGACGCATGAGCAGGAAATCACCCTTGGGCGTCAGGTTCAGGACCTGATGGATTTAGAGGCTCTTGAAGGGGAGCTTGAAAGCCGCGATGGGTCATCGCCAACCCGTGATCAGCTGGCCAAGGCAGCGGGATTGTCTTACCTGCAGCTCAAGCGCAAGCTTCAGCATGGTCGCCGCGCCAAAGAGCGCATGGTTGCTGCGAACCTCAGGCTCGTTGTGAGTGTTGCCAAGAAGTACACCAAGCGGAATATGGAACTTCTCGATTTGATTCAGGAGGGAACGATCGGACTGGTTCGCGGTGTTGAAAAATTTGATCCCACTCGTGGCTACAAGTTTTCCACCTACGCCTACTGGTGGATTCGTCAGGGCATCACGCGTGCGATCGCTGAAAAGAGCCGCACGATCCGCCTCCCGATTCACATCACAGAGATGTTGAACAAACTTAAGAAGGGGCAGCGAGAACTCAGTCAGGAATTGGGTCGTACTCCCACAGTCACTGAACTTGCTGAGTTCGTTGAACTTCCTGAGGATGACGTCAAAGACCTGATGTGCCGTGCTCGCCAGCCGGTGAGCTTGGAGATGAAGGTCGGGGATGGTGACGACACCGAATTGCTGGAACTGCTTTCTGGAGATGGTGACCTCCCGAGTGATCAAGTCGAAGAGGATTGCTTGAAAGGTGATTTACGCAACCTGTTGGGACAGTTGCCTCATCTTCAGGAACAGGTCCTGCGTATGCGGTATGGCATGGATGGAGAGGAGCCGATGAGCCTCACGGGGATTGGGCGGATTCTGGGCATGAGCCGTGATCGGGTCCGTAACCTTGAGCGTGATGGTTTGGCTGGTTTGCGTCGGATCAGTGATCAGGTTGAGGCTTACGTGGCGTGCTAG
- a CDS encoding dienelactone hydrolase family protein, which translates to MTISNSPRGNWVQVLGGDVPLRSWWADVDHQKHVDVSKNVRERVVLVLPEVFGVNLWVRSVAERIAEAGVQALAMPLFARTAPALDLGYEPADLLEGRRHKDATTADQIQADVALAITWLQQRCPKASVTVVGFCFGGHAALLAATHPQVVSTFDFYGAGVSRMRPGGGPPSLELLPQVKGRLTCLCGTRDPLIPAEERAAIRAGLRSADPNGHRFRFEEIEGADHGFMCEMRSSFNSKASSLGWQLLLEDFSSLA; encoded by the coding sequence GTGACAATTTCCAACTCTCCTCGTGGCAACTGGGTTCAGGTGCTCGGAGGCGATGTTCCACTGCGCAGCTGGTGGGCCGACGTTGACCATCAAAAGCACGTTGACGTATCAAAAAATGTACGGGAACGTGTTGTTCTCGTGCTGCCTGAGGTTTTCGGCGTCAATCTCTGGGTGCGAAGCGTCGCGGAGCGCATCGCCGAGGCTGGTGTTCAGGCTCTTGCGATGCCGTTGTTTGCCCGCACGGCCCCCGCTCTTGATCTTGGTTACGAGCCGGCGGACTTGCTGGAGGGCAGAAGACATAAAGACGCCACTACAGCGGATCAGATCCAGGCGGATGTGGCTTTGGCGATCACCTGGTTGCAGCAGCGTTGTCCCAAGGCGAGCGTCACGGTGGTGGGGTTTTGTTTTGGGGGTCATGCCGCTTTGCTGGCGGCGACCCACCCCCAAGTGGTGTCCACGTTTGATTTTTATGGCGCTGGGGTGAGCCGGATGCGCCCGGGCGGAGGGCCACCGTCGTTGGAGCTCCTGCCTCAGGTCAAGGGTCGTCTCACCTGTCTTTGCGGCACAAGAGATCCGTTGATTCCCGCCGAGGAACGTGCTGCGATCAGAGCCGGCCTGCGTTCAGCGGATCCGAACGGTCATCGTTTTCGTTTCGAGGAGATTGAGGGGGCTGACCACGGATTTATGTGTGAAATGCGCAGCAGTTTCAATTCCAAAGCCTCAAGCCTGGGATGGCAGTTGCTGTTGGAGGACTTCTCTTCTCTTGCTTAG
- a CDS encoding sulfotransferase family 2 domain-containing protein: MKRKLQFVHIGKCGGSTLKTALYRSTVIAEKYSSFFESHINGVVVDPSCDYFFCVRNPIERAFSAFEWRKKLVLEDLASHQIDRFPGEAKILSKYKSLGNIARSLYRPNNRLDQAVARDFRSVHHLRESISFYCQPLFGVLTPSNLFGVVCQETLVEDCSRILGIDASGMRERSNLSKRRIDQDLDAKALGNLKRFLVEDYQCLAVLWSLGALSDQQFWHVMTSSADKQASI; the protein is encoded by the coding sequence TTGAAGCGCAAACTTCAGTTTGTACACATTGGCAAGTGCGGAGGTTCTACACTTAAAACAGCACTTTATCGTTCAACGGTAATTGCTGAAAAATATTCTTCTTTTTTTGAATCACACATCAATGGTGTGGTTGTTGATCCTAGCTGTGATTATTTTTTTTGTGTACGCAATCCCATAGAAAGGGCTTTTTCGGCTTTTGAATGGCGAAAAAAGCTCGTTCTTGAAGACTTGGCTTCACATCAAATTGATCGCTTCCCCGGAGAGGCAAAAATTCTCAGTAAATATAAAAGCCTTGGTAACATCGCTCGATCTTTGTATCGGCCTAATAACCGGCTTGATCAGGCTGTAGCAAGAGATTTCCGATCCGTGCACCATTTACGAGAGTCGATATCTTTTTACTGCCAACCTTTATTTGGTGTTCTTACTCCTTCCAATCTTTTTGGCGTTGTTTGTCAGGAGACTTTAGTTGAGGATTGCTCCAGGATTTTGGGAATAGACGCATCAGGCATGCGAGAAAGAAGTAACTTATCCAAGAGGCGTATTGATCAGGATCTTGATGCCAAGGCCCTCGGTAATTTAAAGAGATTCCTTGTTGAAGATTATCAATGTCTTGCAGTACTTTGGAGTCTTGGCGCGCTTAGTGATCAACAGTTTTGGCATGTCATGACTTCATCTGCTGATAAGCAAGCTTCAATCTAA
- a CDS encoding GntR family transcriptional regulator — protein MRFHIQQESDIPASTQLYNQICFAIAARHYPPGHRLPSTRQLAMQTGLHRNTISKVYRQLETDGVVEAMAGSGIYVRDQQKPREIRTPPHIRNRGVTDLDREVRKCVDGLLNAGCTLQQTREMLTREIDWRLRCGARVLVSTPREDIGASMLIAEELEPSLDVPVEVVPMEELESVLESSSNGTVVTSRYFLQPVEELAKAHGVRAVAVDLNDFRQELAMLKELRPGSCVGLVSISPGILRAAEVILHSMRGNELLLMTATPDVGSRLLALLRASSHVLCDRPSLPLVEQSLRQNRSQLMRMPQVHCAESYLSVDTIEQLRKEIGLQTPAAS, from the coding sequence GTGCGATTCCACATCCAGCAGGAAAGCGACATTCCGGCGTCGACCCAGCTGTACAACCAGATCTGCTTCGCGATTGCAGCGCGGCACTACCCCCCTGGGCACCGATTGCCCAGCACCCGTCAGCTGGCGATGCAGACCGGCCTGCATCGCAACACGATCAGCAAGGTGTATCGCCAACTGGAAACCGATGGCGTCGTGGAAGCGATGGCCGGCTCTGGGATCTATGTACGCGACCAGCAGAAGCCCCGAGAAATCCGAACACCCCCCCACATCAGGAATCGAGGGGTCACCGATCTTGATCGCGAGGTTCGTAAATGCGTCGACGGGCTGCTCAACGCCGGCTGCACCCTGCAGCAAACCCGCGAAATGCTCACCCGTGAGATCGACTGGCGCCTGCGCTGTGGAGCCAGGGTTCTCGTGAGCACTCCCCGCGAAGACATCGGAGCGTCGATGTTGATCGCCGAGGAATTGGAGCCCAGCCTGGACGTTCCTGTCGAAGTGGTGCCGATGGAGGAGCTGGAAAGCGTGCTGGAGAGCTCCAGCAATGGAACCGTCGTCACCAGTCGCTATTTTCTCCAACCCGTCGAGGAGCTCGCCAAGGCCCATGGCGTGAGAGCCGTTGCTGTGGATCTGAATGACTTCCGCCAGGAACTGGCGATGCTCAAGGAGCTGCGGCCGGGCAGCTGTGTTGGCCTTGTGAGCATCAGCCCCGGCATTCTCCGAGCTGCTGAAGTGATCCTGCACTCCATGCGCGGCAATGAACTGCTGCTGATGACCGCGACACCGGATGTTGGCAGTCGCCTTCTGGCCTTGTTGAGGGCCTCCAGCCACGTCCTCTGTGATCGCCCGAGTCTGCCCCTGGTTGAACAGAGCCTGCGCCAGAACCGATCCCAACTGATGCGGATGCCCCAGGTGCATTGCGCTGAGAGCTACCTCAGCGTCGATACGATTGAGCAACTCCGTAAGGAGATCGGTTTGCAAACCCCGGCTGCTAGTTGA
- the miaA gene encoding tRNA (adenosine(37)-N6)-dimethylallyltransferase MiaA, producing MSCQPLVIVLLGPTASGKTALSLDIAERLNIPIHNVDSRQLYSGMNIGTAKPTASQRARVTHHLLDLRRPDQPITLQEFKSEAERSINEQLKQQGIALLVGGSGLYLKAITAGLRPPAVPPQPLLREQLSQLGQSICHSLLRAADPKAATSIAAADTVRTQRALEVVYATGQPMSEQISMSPPPWTVLELGLNPSKLQQRIQQRTQEMYGHGLLAETQGLADRYGAQLPLLQTIGYREALDTLAGSISRQRAIEITSQRTRQFAKRQRTWFRRQHNPNWLAGEDLLKEAMTLIERQLR from the coding sequence ATGTCCTGCCAACCCCTGGTGATCGTGCTCCTGGGGCCCACAGCCAGTGGGAAAACAGCTCTGTCTCTGGACATCGCCGAACGGCTGAACATTCCGATCCACAACGTGGACTCGAGACAGCTCTACAGCGGCATGAACATTGGCACGGCCAAACCCACAGCATCCCAACGTGCGCGGGTGACCCACCACCTGTTGGATCTTCGGCGGCCGGATCAACCGATCACGCTTCAGGAATTCAAGAGCGAAGCGGAACGAAGCATCAATGAACAGTTGAAACAACAGGGAATCGCACTCCTGGTCGGGGGAAGCGGCCTTTACCTCAAGGCGATCACAGCAGGACTGAGACCTCCTGCCGTTCCTCCACAACCGCTACTACGAGAACAGCTGTCGCAACTGGGCCAGTCCATCTGCCACTCACTGTTGAGAGCGGCGGATCCAAAAGCCGCAACATCAATTGCGGCAGCCGACACGGTGCGCACGCAAAGGGCACTGGAAGTGGTTTACGCAACCGGGCAACCCATGAGCGAACAAATATCGATGTCACCTCCTCCATGGACCGTGCTGGAGCTTGGATTGAATCCCAGCAAGCTTCAACAGCGGATCCAGCAACGCACGCAGGAGATGTATGGCCATGGCCTCCTGGCTGAAACCCAGGGGCTCGCCGATCGCTATGGAGCACAACTTCCCCTGCTGCAAACGATTGGCTACCGAGAAGCACTTGACACGCTTGCTGGTTCGATCAGCAGACAGCGAGCGATTGAGATCACCAGCCAGCGCACACGGCAATTCGCGAAACGTCAGCGAACCTGGTTTCGGCGCCAGCACAACCCCAACTGGCTGGCTGGCGAAGACCTTCTAAAGGAAGCGATGACACTGATCGAGCGACAACTAAGGTGA